From the genome of Paracoccus seriniphilus, one region includes:
- a CDS encoding protein adenylyltransferase SelO translates to MIRFDNSYARLPNEFYARVAPTPVASPRLLALNTDVARRLGLSPEWLRSSAGVEVLAGNRVPEGAEPLAQAYAGHQFGGFVPQLGDGRAVLLGEVIAPDGARFDIQLKGSGQTPFSRRGDGRAWMGPVLREYIVSEFMAAMGVPTTRALAAVATGETVWREHGLPGAVLTRVAASHIRVGTFQYFAVRGQDKALAALTDHVISRHYPTADGPLSFLEQVVARQAETVAQWMALGFIHGVMNTDNMAVSGETIDYGPCAFMDVYHPDTVFSSIDRAGRYAWAQQPQMAVWNLAQLATCLIPLMGERDTAIELATKAVHGFAPLYQDAWLRRFGAKLGLTGKAETQPLVEDLLSLMARQRADFTRVFAGLADGSARFEFSDPAPFDDWTRRWQAHSPDTNVMKHANPTRIPRNHRIEEVIAAAVADDLAPFERLFAAVTHPHDNRTEWDDLAAAPQPQEVVQQTFCGT, encoded by the coding sequence ATGATCCGCTTTGACAACAGTTACGCCCGTCTGCCGAACGAGTTTTATGCCCGAGTCGCGCCGACCCCCGTCGCCAGCCCGCGCCTGCTGGCCCTGAATACGGATGTGGCCAGGCGTCTGGGGCTGTCACCGGAATGGCTGCGATCCTCTGCAGGTGTCGAGGTTCTGGCGGGCAACCGCGTGCCCGAAGGGGCCGAGCCATTGGCCCAAGCCTATGCCGGCCATCAGTTCGGCGGCTTCGTTCCTCAATTGGGTGATGGACGTGCCGTGCTGCTGGGCGAAGTGATTGCCCCTGATGGCGCGCGCTTTGACATCCAGTTGAAAGGCAGCGGCCAGACGCCGTTTTCGCGCCGCGGCGATGGGCGTGCCTGGATGGGGCCGGTTCTGCGCGAATATATCGTCAGCGAATTCATGGCCGCCATGGGCGTGCCGACCACCCGCGCCCTGGCCGCCGTGGCCACGGGCGAAACCGTCTGGCGCGAACACGGCCTGCCCGGCGCAGTGCTGACCCGCGTTGCAGCCAGCCATATCCGCGTCGGCACATTCCAGTATTTCGCCGTGCGCGGACAGGATAAGGCCCTTGCCGCCCTGACTGATCACGTGATCTCGCGCCATTACCCAACTGCCGATGGACCCCTGTCCTTCCTGGAGCAGGTGGTTGCGCGTCAGGCAGAAACAGTCGCGCAATGGATGGCACTTGGCTTCATTCACGGGGTGATGAACACCGACAACATGGCCGTATCGGGCGAAACCATCGACTACGGGCCCTGTGCCTTCATGGATGTCTATCATCCGGACACGGTATTTTCCTCGATCGACCGCGCCGGGCGCTATGCCTGGGCGCAACAACCGCAAATGGCGGTCTGGAACCTTGCGCAGCTGGCGACCTGCCTGATCCCCCTGATGGGCGAACGCGACACCGCCATCGAACTTGCGACCAAGGCGGTTCACGGTTTCGCGCCACTCTATCAGGACGCCTGGCTGCGCCGGTTCGGGGCGAAGCTGGGCCTGACGGGAAAAGCGGAGACGCAACCCTTGGTTGAAGATCTTCTTTCACTGATGGCGCGGCAACGGGCAGATTTCACGCGCGTCTTCGCGGGGCTGGCTGATGGATCGGCGCGGTTCGAATTTTCCGACCCGGCGCCATTTGACGACTGGACCCGCCGCTGGCAGGCGCATAGTCCGGACACAAATGTGATGAAGCATGCGAATCCGACAAGAATTCCGCGCAACCATCGCATTGAAGAGGTGATCGCCGCGGCAGTTGCCGACGATCTTGCTCCGTTCGAACGGCTTTTCGCGGCGGTCACCCATCCCCACGACAACCGCACCGAATGGGATGATCTGGCCGCAGCGCCACAACCACAGGAGGTGGTGCAGCAGACTTTCTGCGGCACCTGA
- the obgE gene encoding GTPase ObgE, whose amino-acid sequence MKFLDLAKVYIRSGGGGAGCVSFRREKFIEYGGPDGGDGGRGGDVWAEAVEGLNTLIDFRYQQHFFAKSGQHGMGSQMTGKSGDDIVLRVPVGTEILEEDEETVIADLTEVGQRVLLAKGGNGGWGNLHFKSSTNRAPRNANPGQEGVERTIYLRLKLIADAGLVGLPNAGKSTFLAAVSNARPKIADYPFTTLHPNLGVVGIDGREFVVADIPGLIEGASEGRGIGDRFLGHVERCSVLLHLVDGTSETVAEDARTVLTELQAYSPVLMEKPRVTALNKIDALDPETLEERRGELEAELGQPVYLMSGVAQQGVPEVLRALWAEIAPTRQIVKEESDTPWQP is encoded by the coding sequence ATGAAATTTCTCGATCTCGCCAAAGTCTATATCCGCTCGGGCGGAGGGGGCGCGGGCTGCGTGTCGTTCCGGCGCGAGAAGTTCATTGAATATGGTGGACCCGATGGCGGTGACGGCGGTCGCGGTGGCGATGTCTGGGCCGAAGCGGTCGAAGGGCTGAACACGCTGATCGATTTCCGCTATCAGCAGCATTTCTTTGCCAAGTCCGGCCAGCACGGTATGGGCAGTCAGATGACCGGCAAATCGGGCGATGATATCGTCCTGCGCGTCCCGGTGGGGACCGAGATCCTTGAAGAGGACGAAGAGACGGTCATCGCCGATCTGACCGAGGTCGGGCAGCGCGTGCTGCTGGCCAAGGGGGGCAATGGCGGCTGGGGCAATCTGCATTTCAAATCCTCGACCAACCGCGCGCCGCGCAATGCCAATCCGGGGCAGGAGGGAGTCGAACGCACGATCTACCTGCGCCTGAAGCTGATCGCCGACGCCGGGCTTGTGGGGCTGCCGAATGCGGGCAAGTCGACATTCCTTGCGGCGGTTTCAAATGCCCGACCCAAGATCGCCGACTATCCCTTTACCACGCTGCATCCCAACCTGGGCGTCGTGGGGATCGATGGTCGTGAGTTCGTCGTGGCCGATATCCCGGGCCTGATCGAAGGTGCCAGCGAGGGGCGCGGTATCGGAGACCGTTTCCTGGGCCATGTCGAGCGTTGTTCGGTGCTGCTGCATCTGGTCGATGGCACGTCGGAAACCGTTGCCGAGGATGCCCGCACGGTCCTGACCGAGTTGCAGGCCTATTCGCCGGTTCTGATGGAAAAGCCGCGCGTTACGGCGCTGAACAAGATCGACGCTCTGGACCCCGAAACGCTCGAAGAGCGCCGTGGCGAACTTGAGGCCGAACTTGGTCAGCCGGTCTATCTGATGTCGGGCGTCGCCCAGCAGGGGGTGCCCGAAGTGCTGCGCGCCCTGTGGGCCGAGATTGCGCCCACCCGTCAGATCGTCAAAGAAGAATCCGACACGCCATGGCAGCCATAG
- a CDS encoding endonuclease/exonuclease/phosphatase family protein, with amino-acid sequence MTGTQVLRLASYNLHKCRGMTGPHAPERNLAVIRDLGPDIIALQEVDFRFGARPEALPRSLIKRETGLVPLEISGRTGTQSLGWHGQTLLLRPDLAQDAVVRRLPLPGLEPRGAVAIRLPGLTVIGMHLGLARSSRRAQLARIAAQAARISEDHIVMMGDFNEWRDDRGLESLSQYRIITPGPSYPAPMPQLALDRIVMSRDLTLLRSGVYGEDLARRASDHLPIWAEISLP; translated from the coding sequence ATGACAGGGACGCAAGTGCTCAGACTGGCCAGCTACAATCTTCACAAGTGCCGGGGCATGACAGGCCCCCATGCGCCCGAGCGCAATCTGGCCGTCATCCGCGATCTCGGCCCGGATATCATAGCCCTGCAAGAGGTCGATTTCCGCTTTGGTGCCCGACCCGAGGCCCTGCCGCGCAGCCTGATCAAACGCGAGACCGGCCTTGTCCCACTGGAGATTTCCGGACGGACAGGCACCCAATCCCTCGGCTGGCATGGCCAGACATTGTTGCTGCGCCCCGACCTGGCGCAGGACGCGGTGGTGCGCCGCCTGCCCCTTCCCGGTCTGGAACCGCGCGGTGCCGTTGCCATACGCCTGCCCGGGCTGACCGTGATCGGCATGCACCTGGGGCTGGCAAGATCGTCGCGGCGCGCGCAACTGGCCCGCATTGCGGCACAGGCGGCACGCATCTCGGAAGATCACATCGTGATGATGGGCGATTTCAACGAATGGCGCGATGATCGCGGGCTGGAATCGCTCAGCCAATATCGGATCATCACGCCGGGCCCATCATATCCCGCACCAATGCCGCAGCTTGCGCTGGACCGTATCGTGATGTCGCGCGATCTGACCCTTTTGCGGTCGGGGGTCTATGGCGAGGATCTGGCGCGCAGGGCATCGGACCACCTGCCGATCTGGGCCGAAATCTCCTTGCCATGA
- the pepN gene encoding aminopeptidase N — translation MSQPQQPMTHLLADYRPYPFTLKATALEFHLASQSTRVIARLSLVPKADAGGQDMVLDGGSELELRALTINGQEPDPRMVMREGETLTIRAAALPAEPFVLETEVQIDPSANTACEGLYISGGMFCTQCEAEGFRHITFYPDRPDVMAPFDVTIHSDKPVLLSNGNPVQREAGLARWQDPWPKPAYLFALVAGDLVAISDSFTTMSGRKVALNVWVRPGDEDRAGFAMESLIKSMKWDEEVYGREYDLDVFNIVAVDDFNMGAMENKGLNIFNSKLVLASPETATDGDYERIEGVIAHEYFHNWTGNRITCRDWFQLCLKEGLTVFRDQQFTSDMRSAPVKRITDVQALRARQFREDQGPLAHPVRPDHYEEINNFYTATIYEKGAEVIGMLRQLVGEEGYRKALDLYFDRHDGDAATIEDWLQVFEDATGRDLTQFKRWYTDAGTPHVEMHEDWNADDGRLTLTLRQSTPPTPGQQDKPPRVIPFAVGLIGPNGQEVAATRVLELTEAEQSFTFDGLGARPVVSALRGFSAPVILKREIDDATRAFLLAHDSDPFARWEAGRDLALSALTALAQGRDGGEDYVAAIGQLAGDDQADPAFRALCLNLPGEEEIATRLTASGVTPDPDAIHAAREDLARRMAEAHTDLLAGLYDSMVVKGPYSPDSDSAARRALRIAALGLLNRIDGGDRAEVLFGIAGNMTERMAALSCLIRRGRGQAALTAMADQFADNRLVMDKWFAVQPMAAPPAEAAAIAARLARRPDFDWKNPNRFRSLLGGLAANHAGFHAADGSGYDFTADWLMKMDKANPQISARMSTAFETWPRYDAGRRAAALAALNRMAEMEGISRNLREMVSRMIAAGDK, via the coding sequence ATGTCCCAGCCGCAACAGCCGATGACCCATCTACTTGCCGATTACCGTCCCTATCCTTTCACGCTGAAGGCCACGGCGCTGGAGTTCCACCTGGCCTCCCAGAGCACACGGGTCATCGCGCGGCTGTCCCTTGTCCCGAAGGCGGATGCCGGCGGTCAGGACATGGTGCTGGATGGCGGCAGTGAACTGGAACTGCGCGCCCTGACGATCAACGGTCAGGAACCTGACCCCCGGATGGTCATGCGCGAGGGCGAAACCCTGACCATCCGCGCTGCCGCGCTGCCCGCAGAGCCCTTCGTTCTGGAAACCGAGGTGCAGATCGATCCCTCGGCGAACACCGCCTGCGAGGGGCTGTATATTTCGGGTGGCATGTTCTGCACGCAATGCGAGGCCGAGGGCTTTCGCCATATCACCTTCTACCCGGATCGCCCTGATGTGATGGCGCCCTTCGATGTCACAATTCATTCCGACAAGCCGGTTCTGCTGTCCAACGGCAACCCCGTGCAGCGCGAAGCGGGTCTGGCGCGCTGGCAGGACCCCTGGCCCAAGCCTGCCTATCTGTTTGCGCTGGTCGCGGGGGATCTGGTCGCCATCAGCGACAGTTTCACCACCATGTCCGGTCGCAAGGTCGCGCTGAATGTCTGGGTGCGTCCGGGTGACGAGGATCGCGCCGGATTCGCGATGGAATCGCTGATCAAATCCATGAAATGGGATGAAGAGGTCTATGGCCGCGAATATGACCTGGACGTCTTCAACATCGTTGCCGTCGATGATTTCAACATGGGTGCCATGGAGAACAAGGGGCTGAACATCTTCAACTCCAAGCTGGTTCTGGCCTCTCCCGAGACGGCAACGGATGGCGATTACGAACGGATCGAAGGCGTCATCGCCCATGAATATTTCCACAACTGGACGGGCAATCGCATCACCTGTCGCGACTGGTTCCAACTCTGCCTGAAGGAAGGGCTGACCGTCTTTCGCGACCAGCAGTTCACATCGGATATGCGCAGCGCCCCGGTCAAACGCATCACCGATGTCCAGGCCCTGCGTGCCCGGCAGTTCCGCGAGGATCAGGGACCGTTGGCCCATCCCGTCCGCCCCGATCACTATGAAGAGATCAACAATTTCTACACCGCGACAATCTATGAAAAGGGTGCCGAGGTCATCGGGATGCTGCGCCAGCTTGTCGGGGAAGAGGGGTATCGCAAGGCGCTGGACCTGTATTTCGACCGTCATGACGGCGATGCGGCCACCATCGAGGACTGGCTTCAGGTCTTCGAGGATGCAACCGGGCGCGACCTGACCCAGTTCAAGCGCTGGTACACCGATGCCGGCACCCCGCATGTCGAGATGCACGAGGATTGGAACGCCGATGATGGGCGGCTGACCCTGACGCTTCGCCAGAGCACGCCCCCCACACCCGGGCAGCAGGACAAGCCGCCGCGCGTCATCCCCTTTGCGGTCGGGCTGATCGGCCCCAACGGACAAGAGGTCGCGGCCACACGCGTTCTGGAACTGACCGAGGCCGAGCAGAGCTTCACCTTCGACGGGCTTGGCGCAAGGCCGGTGGTATCGGCGCTGCGCGGATTTTCCGCCCCTGTCATCCTGAAGCGCGAGATCGACGATGCAACGCGCGCCTTCCTGCTGGCCCATGACAGCGATCCCTTTGCCCGATGGGAAGCCGGGCGCGATCTGGCGCTGTCCGCTCTGACCGCTCTGGCACAGGGCCGTGACGGCGGCGAGGATTATGTTGCCGCCATCGGGCAGCTTGCCGGGGACGATCAGGCCGATCCCGCCTTCCGCGCCCTGTGTCTGAACCTGCCTGGCGAAGAGGAAATCGCCACCCGGCTGACAGCTTCTGGCGTGACGCCGGACCCCGATGCCATCCACGCCGCGCGCGAGGATCTGGCCCGCCGCATGGCAGAGGCTCATACCGATCTGCTGGCGGGTCTCTATGACAGCATGGTTGTCAAGGGCCCCTATTCACCGGATTCCGATTCTGCCGCCAGGCGCGCCCTGCGCATTGCCGCATTGGGGCTGCTGAACCGTATCGACGGCGGAGACCGCGCCGAGGTCCTCTTCGGCATCGCCGGCAACATGACCGAACGCATGGCCGCGCTGTCCTGCCTGATCCGGCGCGGACGCGGTCAGGCCGCTTTGACCGCCATGGCCGATCAGTTCGCTGACAACCGTCTGGTAATGGACAAATGGTTCGCGGTGCAGCCCATGGCCGCACCTCCGGCAGAGGCGGCGGCGATCGCGGCAAGACTGGCCCGCCGCCCCGATTTCGACTGGAAGAATCCCAATCGCTTCCGTTCCCTGCTGGGCGGGCTGGCCGCCAATCACGCCGGCTTCCATGCTGCCGATGGCAGCGGCTATGACTTTACCGCCGACTGGCTGATGAAGATGGACAAGGCCAACCCCCAGATTTCCGCACGCATGTCGACGGCCTTTGAGACCTGGCCCCGCTATGATGCGGGCCGTCGCGCCGCCGCGCTGGCGGCGCTGAACCGCATGGCGGAGATGGAGGGGATCAGCAGAAACCTGCGCGAAATGGTCTCAAGGATGATTGCCGCGGGTGACAAATAA
- the proB gene encoding glutamate 5-kinase encodes MAAIAPSLNSAKRLVIKIGSALLVGPDGLRSEWLRGLCDDVADWRRKGCDVVLVSSGSIALGRRVLGLSEGALPLEQAQAAAAVGQIRLARAYEEALTPHGVKTAQILLTLEDSSNRRRYLNSRATLQTLLSLGVVPIVNENDTVATDEIRFGDNDRLAAQIAVTCGADQLLLLSDVDGLYTANPKTDPGARHLPVIEHLTPEIEAMGGDPVSGLSRGGMKTKLMAARTAVSGGCAMAIAEGSVQRPLSAVVAGARSSWFLPEGDPQAARKRWIAAMKPRGSLIIDMGAMEALQRGKSLLPAGVLGVTGDFGRGEPITITGPEGQSLASGLTRYTAEEIRRIAGHHSARIETILGYAGRAAVIHRDDMVL; translated from the coding sequence ATGGCAGCCATAGCACCTTCCCTGAATTCGGCGAAACGTCTGGTCATCAAGATCGGCTCGGCCCTGCTGGTCGGGCCGGACGGGCTGCGCAGCGAATGGTTGCGCGGCCTGTGTGACGATGTTGCCGACTGGCGGCGCAAGGGCTGCGACGTGGTTCTGGTTTCCTCTGGTTCGATCGCGCTTGGCCGCCGCGTGCTTGGCCTTTCCGAGGGGGCGTTGCCGCTGGAACAGGCCCAGGCTGCCGCCGCCGTCGGACAGATCCGTCTTGCCCGTGCCTATGAGGAGGCATTGACCCCGCATGGCGTCAAGACCGCGCAGATCCTGCTGACGCTGGAAGACAGCAGCAACCGCCGCCGCTATCTGAACAGCCGGGCGACCCTGCAAACGCTGCTTTCGCTGGGCGTCGTACCAATCGTCAACGAAAACGACACGGTTGCGACCGACGAAATCAGATTTGGGGACAACGACCGTCTGGCCGCCCAGATCGCGGTGACCTGTGGCGCGGATCAATTGCTGCTGCTCTCCGATGTTGACGGGTTGTATACCGCCAACCCCAAGACCGACCCAGGCGCACGCCATCTGCCGGTGATCGAGCATCTGACCCCGGAAATCGAGGCCATGGGCGGTGATCCCGTTTCCGGCCTGTCCAGGGGCGGCATGAAGACCAAGTTGATGGCAGCCCGCACTGCGGTCTCGGGCGGTTGTGCGATGGCCATCGCCGAAGGCTCGGTCCAACGCCCGCTGTCCGCGGTTGTCGCAGGTGCCCGCTCTAGCTGGTTCCTGCCCGAGGGTGATCCGCAGGCCGCGCGCAAACGCTGGATTGCGGCAATGAAGCCCAGGGGCTCGCTGATCATAGACATGGGTGCGATGGAGGCCTTGCAGCGCGGGAAATCGCTGCTGCCGGCGGGGGTTCTGGGCGTGACGGGGGATTTCGGACGGGGTGAGCCGATCACCATCACCGGCCCCGAAGGGCAGTCGCTGGCCAGCGGATTGACGCGCTATACGGCCGAAGAAATCCGCCGTATCGCGGGCCATCATTCGGCGCGGATCGAGACGATCCTGGGCTATGCAGGCCGTGCCGCGGTCATCCATCGCGACGATATGGTGCTTTAG
- a CDS encoding 1-acyl-sn-glycerol-3-phosphate acyltransferase, with amino-acid sequence MSEHSADARADMRARLDPLIAERAPWLFSGKPHHRLARLAMMGLLQYPRTIRLGAELRDQPVPEIMRRMSQLIVRDLLVDGMEHIPARGPALIVANHPTGIADGIFLNAMLSPLRDDLFIFANHDMIRVLPQMQDLIAPVEWRLEKRSHAKTRATMDYTRRALEAGRIGLIFPSGRLAKRRGLSLHERPWMASAAMIARKFDVPVIPLRIRARNSVLFYLLDALHPTLRDVTLFNEVLNKPRQSYRVTIGGPIDPGLLPKNSEEAIAILRDAVLSLPPPGANAARLMQDGRGNRLLRVARHVAQRGSA; translated from the coding sequence ATGAGTGAACATTCTGCCGATGCACGCGCGGATATGCGCGCCCGACTTGATCCGCTGATTGCCGAGCGGGCGCCATGGCTTTTTTCAGGCAAACCCCATCATCGACTGGCCCGGCTGGCGATGATGGGACTGCTGCAATACCCGCGCACGATCCGGCTGGGGGCCGAACTGCGCGATCAGCCTGTCCCGGAAATCATGCGCCGCATGTCCCAGCTGATCGTGCGCGATCTGCTGGTCGACGGGATGGAGCATATTCCCGCCCGCGGTCCGGCGCTGATCGTGGCCAACCATCCGACCGGCATTGCCGACGGGATCTTTCTGAACGCGATGCTTTCGCCGTTGCGCGACGATCTTTTCATCTTTGCCAATCACGACATGATCCGGGTCCTGCCGCAAATGCAGGATCTGATCGCGCCGGTGGAATGGCGGCTGGAAAAGCGCAGCCATGCCAAGACCCGCGCCACCATGGATTACACCCGCCGCGCGCTTGAGGCCGGACGAATAGGGCTGATCTTTCCTTCGGGGCGTCTGGCCAAGCGGCGCGGCCTGTCCCTGCATGAACGTCCATGGATGGCCAGCGCCGCGATGATTGCGCGCAAGTTCGACGTGCCGGTCATTCCGCTGCGGATCCGGGCCAGAAACTCGGTGCTGTTCTATCTGCTGGATGCGCTGCATCCGACCTTGCGCGATGTCACCCTGTTCAACGAGGTCCTGAACAAGCCCCGGCAATCCTATCGCGTCACCATCGGCGGACCGATCGACCCAGGCCTGTTGCCCAAGAACAGCGAAGAGGCGATCGCCATCCTGCGTGACGCGGTGCTTTCCCTTCCGCCGCCCGGTGCAAATGCGGCGCGACTGATGCAGGACGGTCGTGGAAACAGGCTGCTGCGCGTCGCACGGCACGTCGCACAACGGGGCAGCGCCTAA